From Acidobacteriota bacterium, a single genomic window includes:
- a CDS encoding DeoR/GlpR transcriptional regulator has product MLTAERKQLILEILQQDGKVYAPDLSQKMGVSEDTIRRDLRDLAEAGLLQRVHGGALLKSPAATTYAARQTQTPQAKNAIAKAAASLVKSGQVVFLDGGTTTLQVANHLPADLRGMVITNSPPHATALADHLHLEVILIGGRMLKESLVTIGAGTVEAIREIRADICFLGVCCVHHEAGITIPNLEESYVKRAMIAASAEVVALASTEKLETVATFAVAPLSELTHLVTESTAPEAVLQRYQQLGIKTMLV; this is encoded by the coding sequence ATGCTGACCGCCGAACGAAAACAACTCATTTTGGAAATCCTCCAGCAAGACGGGAAAGTGTATGCGCCTGACTTGAGCCAGAAGATGGGAGTCTCGGAAGACACAATCCGTCGTGATTTGAGGGATTTGGCCGAAGCCGGGCTCCTGCAGCGGGTTCACGGAGGGGCGCTTCTGAAATCACCTGCCGCCACAACCTACGCGGCACGGCAGACCCAGACACCCCAGGCCAAAAATGCCATCGCCAAAGCCGCCGCCAGTCTGGTCAAATCCGGTCAGGTTGTGTTTCTCGATGGCGGGACCACCACATTGCAAGTTGCCAATCATTTGCCAGCCGATTTGCGCGGAATGGTCATCACCAATAGTCCGCCCCATGCCACGGCCCTGGCCGATCACCTCCACCTCGAAGTCATTCTCATCGGTGGCCGAATGCTGAAAGAATCACTGGTGACCATCGGTGCTGGAACCGTTGAAGCCATTCGCGAAATTCGAGCTGATATTTGTTTTTTAGGTGTCTGTTGTGTCCATCACGAGGCGGGAATCACGATCCCGAACCTGGAAGAATCTTACGTCAAGCGCGCAATGATTGCGGCTTCAGCCGAAGTCGTGGCGCTGGCCTCCACTGAAAAACTGGAAACCGTGGCGACCTTTGCAGTGGCGCCGCTCTCGGAACTCACCCATCTGGTCACGGAATCAACGGCACCTGAGGCTGTTCTTCAGCGATATCAACAACTTGGAATTAAAACGATGCTGGTTTAG
- a CDS encoding DUF4132 domain-containing protein → MSKSSSQPLPEPVWIEAEGGYWLALDGSKLMARNPKGQILQSLPKQVKDLPLTEQLRNVASWLKQHQAECVEQLEQWMLRSLPIPTSLVIHLWDDPAWNQVFTNTVMVPVETSFTTECGQAGLLKAVDPIRGLGVVDLEGETRWLFPEQMVIPHPVLLPNLQDWRELCVELGEKQALQQLFREIWIQPDVVKPDPFRFHGFANAEFEQLNHALSRCRSLGIRIRQGFASQTVWDRGTSVEVMFWIGEGYPENPASTGYLGWCDGRGRLIPVTSVGPVAFSEGCRLAQTIVSAAKQGVPEPPATEHSKLDSASSGSPYLWSPLSTDDILAAGGMVIQKVEKPGIETIDLVAVRTYHHPALGQQSVRRFSIEKLGFGLDREMELLGFERTEITLLGAYQTQRALGFPAWALVCIPDQVELALSTAKELKALRKVISAKPKNAKDRIEVLARPLVSADPRLLLTFYEEAARMFLEAGNPAFALQLFNKAREAERVYGLTVDEAQRRQAYLEFAEAGVLSPKALTDFGRDLLASPDVKAAYDFFRDLCYRRTLAGVTPWPEMPKTLRALARAAGLDAGQEEAELIESLLELPVLRIAVPAFWKQIQPTLVKLARQSPRIRGILLNLFPLGGETSPPPRLFDTEWLELLDACGALEAVTLPDEQVPDEAKPISGAYPWFKRMVSRTPPNSELDVPEPLLRLLAQMASRLKSENVIVSFETVDGSNQVWCFASLIEAALEAGILVADPSQDLRLNVTTRRDVPLLAEEDRFFPFLVEALDDPIRQSSFAQAMKGKPGFEKARRAWYLNQIKILQTSPLSRFEKALRWLRDSVTQDLFQDFPELVEKLVAITGSEMLARTFQGGIWDEFGWPELEVVIDEMTANGKPNPAICGFFPYAVVTDRAQAVVVGPTGRILDHQLQLPAKAELVDLAFVDDQLLVLYRAKGTGRGYWSGTPADRFQTHISSRELLPRGPLVEISGLGVTTGRKASRAGDSNPDSLFGPGSVFSDGTRVWVRHYQDGQFGLCEIDPKTGKEQGVSLPQFFDEFQAKTYLLDIEGSHLLPVPSGLESTLLGTKDGLIGGRLRHVKADDQKTMRWGKFQGIDSRQWRGKFAYPFSIVGLLPIPGTDRFHPVCYSRGTLAFWDEVGQIPAFEISMREFRPTYAKGMSGVFPFVWLHCLKIRDDAGSQFLRQFSVETADQFLQTALSELNDWKAQTGPVLPLGEVNVDKIPELARDFPHTWLKLEALVPQGMHQRLKIGMHRLVVEASRAVSRLARLVGPAYFHKVSAPQPAPAVEFPPRYNFERAFKQIIPHNYAWRFCRDLNQELLTIQAYLAGLESADVLQPKLPQGYNGTGIGWIDLIGNLGMVGFLVATAYQSAEEKVEYYQYRETRLKFLEAWSDTIFAGEPDKIRVLYGRITVPEATAAEWQKLDHATLIEQEGNRYFVRTYNEYYIEHSGISYTAIEYAPDGNFKELPGTSVLNTRRNGGWLGRDNIRKLINLVKTRGPVAWDPHIADALSRGTGLSRNAAAVLWLGFPGFEGHDESRFFPATLREQLGMKVLDVNSARIELEKMCPVPIRLPVWSDVLPDEIETLWTPLGTGETDPHSVVHRLIASWNRHVGKQIEIPAELVATITKEKYYTDIKAVELLTMLANPAQSEWLCDDQEWRLFFPNTWLTYSYPVGCDWAKYNNSKFFRREVVTSWSILLPYLFVTLPVGDPLRSNLPALMYLIWERLKNPKFFLSLDYKYFHASHGALQPQVDAFFDQFGDVPYVGPQTPANEQHLGRDAGDCVALLRKQDDKSAEVEVFVRTGRIPNFERLEEIAAMVKMSPRLEYLFPFTQGCRDLVARIEQTPVPAGQYECNPLYSTPHVVSEIAEVYRFSLDAATLCLQTLALIEPSTRNICLWNNWNSARYKKAASELVASEVVIEAKRERAGRNIFLPGVWISPKPPDEPIEQWKLELYGAKSYASNSYWKPLKRLLPLQPIHEIFELAWTRIKERDHPG, encoded by the coding sequence ATGTCAAAATCGTCATCCCAACCACTTCCCGAGCCCGTCTGGATAGAGGCCGAAGGCGGGTACTGGCTTGCTTTGGACGGATCGAAACTGATGGCGCGTAACCCCAAAGGGCAAATTTTGCAATCGTTGCCCAAACAGGTAAAAGACCTGCCGTTGACTGAGCAACTGCGCAACGTCGCAAGCTGGCTGAAGCAACACCAGGCCGAATGCGTTGAACAACTCGAACAATGGATGTTGCGTTCGCTTCCGATTCCGACATCACTGGTGATCCATCTCTGGGACGATCCAGCCTGGAATCAGGTATTTACCAACACCGTGATGGTTCCAGTGGAGACTTCATTCACAACTGAATGTGGTCAGGCGGGATTGCTCAAAGCCGTTGACCCCATTCGTGGGCTTGGCGTGGTTGATCTGGAAGGTGAAACCCGCTGGTTGTTTCCCGAGCAAATGGTGATTCCGCATCCGGTCCTCCTGCCGAACCTTCAAGATTGGCGAGAGTTGTGTGTTGAACTCGGCGAAAAACAAGCCCTCCAGCAGCTTTTTCGCGAAATCTGGATCCAACCCGATGTGGTGAAACCGGACCCGTTTCGGTTTCACGGATTTGCCAATGCTGAGTTTGAACAACTCAACCACGCCTTATCCCGCTGTCGCTCGCTTGGAATTCGGATTCGCCAGGGATTTGCCAGCCAAACGGTGTGGGATCGCGGAACGTCGGTTGAGGTGATGTTTTGGATTGGCGAAGGATACCCCGAAAATCCAGCCTCCACTGGCTATCTGGGCTGGTGTGATGGCCGAGGTCGGTTGATTCCGGTTACATCCGTCGGCCCAGTCGCTTTTTCCGAAGGCTGCCGCCTGGCTCAGACGATTGTTTCAGCCGCCAAACAGGGGGTCCCCGAACCACCAGCGACTGAACATTCAAAGCTGGATAGTGCTTCGTCTGGTTCCCCGTACCTCTGGTCTCCGCTCTCAACCGATGACATTCTGGCCGCTGGCGGAATGGTCATTCAGAAAGTTGAAAAACCAGGCATTGAAACCATTGACCTGGTTGCGGTTCGAACGTACCACCATCCAGCGCTTGGCCAGCAAAGTGTGAGACGGTTCTCAATCGAAAAACTGGGATTTGGGCTTGATCGAGAGATGGAGCTGCTCGGATTTGAGCGCACTGAAATCACATTGCTGGGTGCCTATCAAACCCAGCGAGCCCTTGGGTTTCCCGCCTGGGCGCTGGTGTGTATTCCCGATCAGGTCGAACTGGCTCTGAGTACCGCCAAAGAATTAAAAGCCCTTCGGAAAGTCATCTCCGCAAAACCCAAAAATGCCAAAGATCGAATCGAAGTTCTGGCGCGACCTCTGGTTTCGGCTGATCCGCGATTGCTCCTGACTTTTTATGAAGAAGCCGCACGGATGTTCCTTGAAGCTGGCAACCCAGCCTTTGCGTTGCAATTGTTTAACAAAGCCCGCGAAGCCGAACGGGTCTATGGGCTGACAGTTGACGAAGCCCAACGCCGGCAAGCCTACCTTGAATTTGCGGAAGCCGGTGTTTTATCGCCGAAAGCCCTGACTGATTTTGGAAGAGACCTGCTGGCCAGTCCGGATGTCAAAGCTGCTTACGACTTTTTCCGCGACCTGTGTTACCGCCGAACCCTGGCCGGAGTCACACCCTGGCCCGAAATGCCGAAAACGCTCCGGGCGCTGGCCAGGGCGGCGGGGCTTGATGCCGGCCAGGAAGAAGCCGAGCTGATCGAGTCGCTGCTCGAATTACCCGTCTTGCGCATTGCCGTACCTGCTTTCTGGAAACAAATCCAGCCGACACTGGTCAAACTGGCCAGACAATCTCCGCGCATTCGCGGGATTCTGTTGAATTTATTTCCACTTGGAGGAGAAACCAGCCCACCGCCCCGGCTGTTTGATACCGAATGGCTCGAACTCCTGGATGCGTGTGGTGCATTGGAGGCAGTAACTCTTCCTGATGAACAGGTTCCAGATGAAGCCAAACCCATTTCCGGAGCATATCCGTGGTTTAAAAGAATGGTCAGTCGGACTCCCCCGAACAGTGAACTTGACGTCCCGGAACCGCTGCTCAGGTTACTGGCACAAATGGCAAGCCGTCTCAAATCAGAAAATGTGATCGTGTCATTTGAAACCGTTGACGGTTCAAACCAGGTGTGGTGTTTTGCCAGTTTGATTGAAGCGGCACTCGAAGCTGGAATCTTGGTGGCTGACCCGTCACAGGACCTCAGATTGAATGTGACAACCAGGCGAGATGTTCCACTCCTGGCCGAAGAGGATCGGTTTTTTCCGTTTCTGGTTGAGGCGCTCGACGATCCCATCCGGCAAAGCTCGTTTGCTCAGGCAATGAAGGGCAAACCCGGATTTGAAAAAGCCCGCCGTGCCTGGTATCTCAACCAAATCAAGATTTTGCAGACTTCGCCCTTGAGTCGGTTTGAAAAAGCGCTTCGCTGGTTACGAGATTCAGTGACACAAGACCTGTTTCAGGATTTTCCGGAACTGGTTGAAAAACTGGTGGCGATTACTGGTTCCGAAATGCTGGCCAGAACATTCCAGGGCGGAATTTGGGATGAATTTGGCTGGCCGGAACTCGAAGTCGTGATTGATGAAATGACAGCGAATGGCAAACCAAATCCAGCCATTTGCGGTTTTTTCCCCTATGCAGTTGTGACTGATCGAGCGCAGGCGGTAGTGGTTGGCCCAACTGGTCGAATACTTGATCATCAGTTGCAACTTCCAGCAAAGGCAGAACTGGTTGACCTGGCATTTGTTGATGATCAGTTGCTGGTTCTCTACCGTGCCAAAGGCACCGGACGTGGTTATTGGAGTGGAACACCTGCAGATCGGTTTCAAACCCATATTTCGAGCCGGGAATTATTGCCGCGCGGTCCATTAGTTGAAATTTCTGGGTTGGGGGTGACCACTGGCAGAAAAGCCAGCCGAGCGGGTGACTCAAATCCTGATTCTTTGTTTGGACCGGGATCAGTTTTTTCAGATGGAACAAGAGTTTGGGTAAGGCATTACCAGGATGGCCAGTTTGGCCTGTGCGAAATTGACCCAAAAACGGGGAAAGAGCAAGGAGTATCACTGCCACAGTTTTTTGACGAATTTCAGGCTAAAACCTATCTGCTCGATATTGAAGGATCCCATTTGTTGCCCGTTCCCTCTGGACTGGAATCAACGTTGCTTGGGACCAAGGATGGTTTGATTGGAGGACGGCTCCGCCACGTGAAAGCCGATGACCAGAAAACAATGCGTTGGGGGAAGTTTCAAGGGATTGATAGTCGGCAGTGGAGGGGAAAATTTGCCTACCCTTTTTCAATTGTCGGACTGCTTCCAATTCCGGGAACGGATAGATTTCACCCTGTGTGTTACAGCCGCGGAACACTGGCTTTTTGGGACGAAGTTGGGCAGATTCCGGCGTTCGAAATTTCCATGCGTGAATTTCGTCCGACCTACGCCAAAGGTATGTCTGGAGTATTCCCTTTTGTCTGGCTGCATTGTTTGAAAATTCGCGATGACGCTGGATCACAATTTCTGCGCCAGTTTTCGGTTGAAACCGCTGATCAGTTTTTGCAAACCGCCCTGTCTGAACTCAATGACTGGAAAGCTCAGACCGGCCCCGTGCTCCCACTCGGTGAAGTCAATGTGGACAAGATTCCCGAACTTGCCAGAGATTTTCCGCATACGTGGCTCAAACTTGAAGCACTTGTCCCCCAGGGAATGCACCAGCGGTTGAAAATTGGAATGCACCGGCTGGTGGTTGAGGCGTCACGGGCGGTTTCCCGGCTGGCCCGGCTGGTTGGTCCAGCGTATTTTCACAAGGTCTCAGCGCCGCAACCGGCACCCGCCGTTGAGTTTCCTCCGCGATATAATTTTGAACGGGCATTTAAGCAAATCATTCCACACAATTACGCCTGGCGATTTTGCCGCGATCTCAATCAGGAACTGTTGACGATTCAGGCATATCTGGCGGGCCTGGAATCGGCTGACGTGCTGCAACCGAAGCTCCCGCAAGGCTATAACGGAACCGGGATCGGCTGGATTGACCTGATTGGAAACCTGGGGATGGTGGGATTTCTGGTCGCGACAGCTTATCAATCCGCTGAAGAAAAAGTCGAATATTACCAGTATCGCGAAACCCGTCTGAAGTTTCTTGAAGCCTGGTCAGATACCATTTTTGCCGGCGAACCTGACAAAATCCGTGTCCTCTATGGCCGCATCACGGTTCCAGAAGCAACGGCAGCCGAATGGCAAAAACTGGATCACGCCACGCTGATTGAACAGGAAGGCAATCGCTATTTCGTCAGAACCTATAATGAGTATTACATTGAACATTCCGGGATTTCCTACACCGCGATTGAATATGCCCCCGATGGAAACTTTAAAGAGTTGCCGGGAACTTCGGTTTTGAACACGCGGCGCAATGGTGGCTGGCTTGGTCGCGACAATATCCGGAAACTGATCAATCTGGTCAAAACTCGTGGCCCGGTTGCCTGGGATCCACACATTGCGGATGCGCTGTCTCGCGGAACGGGCTTGAGCCGAAATGCCGCCGCCGTGCTCTGGCTGGGATTTCCAGGATTTGAAGGGCACGACGAATCACGATTTTTTCCAGCTACGCTCCGCGAACAGCTTGGAATGAAAGTACTTGATGTCAATTCCGCACGGATCGAATTGGAGAAAATGTGCCCGGTGCCGATCCGGTTGCCGGTGTGGTCTGATGTATTGCCCGACGAGATTGAAACGCTGTGGACGCCGCTCGGAACTGGTGAAACGGATCCACATTCGGTGGTGCATCGCCTGATTGCCTCCTGGAATCGGCATGTCGGCAAACAAATCGAAATCCCGGCGGAGCTAGTGGCGACCATTACAAAAGAGAAGTATTACACTGACATCAAAGCGGTCGAACTCCTGACCATGCTGGCCAATCCAGCTCAATCGGAATGGCTGTGCGACGATCAGGAATGGCGGTTGTTTTTCCCAAATACCTGGCTGACATATAGTTACCCGGTTGGCTGTGACTGGGCAAAATATAACAACTCAAAGTTTTTCAGGCGCGAAGTGGTTACTTCGTGGTCAATCTTGCTGCCCTATTTGTTTGTAACATTGCCAGTGGGAGACCCGCTCCGGTCAAACCTGCCGGCATTGATGTACCTGATTTGGGAACGGCTCAAAAATCCGAAATTTTTCCTGTCACTCGACTATAAATATTTCCATGCGTCACACGGCGCGCTCCAGCCCCAGGTAGACGCGTTTTTCGACCAGTTCGGAGATGTTCCCTACGTTGGGCCACAAACCCCAGCCAATGAACAACATCTGGGACGTGATGCTGGTGACTGTGTTGCGTTGTTGAGAAAACAGGATGACAAATCAGCCGAAGTCGAGGTGTTTGTCCGGACAGGACGCATCCCAAATTTTGAGCGGCTCGAAGAAATCGCCGCGATGGTGAAAATGTCGCCTCGCCTGGAATATCTGTTCCCGTTCACCCAGGGCTGCCGTGATCTGGTTGCCCGGATTGAACAGACACCAGTTCCGGCGGGTCAATACGAATGCAATCCGCTGTATTCCACTCCGCACGTTGTTTCAGAAATAGCTGAAGTCTATAGGTTTAGCCTCGACGCTGCAACGCTGTGCCTGCAAACGCTGGCGTTGATTGAGCCATCAACCCGTAACATTTGCCTGTGGAATAACTGGAACAGCGCCAGATACAAAAAAGCCGCCAGCGAACTGGTTGCCTCAGAAGTCGTCATCGAAGCCAAACGCGAACGCGCCGGACGCAACATTTTCCTGCCCGGCGTCTGGATTTCGCCCAAACCACCTGACGAACCAATCGAACAATGGAAACTGGAACTGTACGGTGCCAAATCGTATGCGTCCAACTCATACTGGAAGCCGCTCAAACGATTGCTTCCGCTGCAGCCAATCCACGAGATTTTCGAACTGGCCTGGACGCGGATCAAAGAGAGAGATCACCCCGGTTAA
- a CDS encoding NAD(P)-dependent alcohol dehydrogenase, with translation MKAWEIRDNFGLENLKLADRPELHPGPGQVLVRVRAVSLNYRDLMVSKGWYNPKQKLPLVPCSDGAGEVVAIGEGVKSVKPGDRVMSCFFQRWQNGELTDVEARSTLGSPADGMLREFAVLEEFGVIPTPSFLTDVEASTLPCAALTAWQALVTLGKIKAGDTVLVQGTGGVSIFALQFAVKSGARVIATSSSDEKLQRAIELGAADGINYKTTPNWEKRVRELTSGIGVDHVVEVGGAGTLSKSVIAVRRSGTVSLIGVLSGPGDFNPLPILMNGTRVQGIFVGSRSMFADMNRAIELHKIHPVVSDVFAFDQSPDAFQLMERGGHFGKICITL, from the coding sequence ATGAAAGCGTGGGAAATTCGAGATAATTTTGGACTTGAAAACCTGAAACTGGCCGACCGGCCTGAGCTGCACCCCGGCCCCGGACAGGTACTGGTGCGAGTTCGTGCCGTTTCACTCAACTACCGGGATTTGATGGTTTCCAAAGGCTGGTACAACCCGAAACAAAAACTTCCGTTGGTGCCCTGTTCAGATGGTGCCGGCGAAGTGGTGGCGATTGGCGAAGGCGTCAAAAGCGTCAAGCCCGGTGACCGCGTGATGAGTTGTTTTTTTCAACGTTGGCAAAACGGGGAGTTAACCGATGTGGAGGCACGATCAACGCTTGGTTCTCCGGCAGATGGAATGCTGCGAGAATTTGCAGTTTTGGAAGAATTTGGCGTGATTCCGACCCCTAGCTTTTTGACGGATGTGGAAGCGTCTACCCTGCCCTGTGCCGCGCTGACTGCCTGGCAGGCGCTGGTCACACTCGGAAAAATCAAAGCCGGAGACACGGTGCTGGTTCAGGGAACTGGAGGCGTTTCGATTTTTGCGCTTCAGTTTGCCGTGAAATCAGGCGCCAGAGTGATTGCCACGTCGAGCAGCGATGAAAAATTGCAGCGAGCGATTGAACTGGGCGCTGCGGATGGGATCAACTATAAAACTACTCCGAACTGGGAAAAACGGGTCCGTGAATTAACCAGCGGCATCGGAGTTGATCACGTGGTTGAAGTCGGCGGGGCCGGAACCCTTTCCAAATCAGTGATTGCCGTCCGCCGGAGCGGTACGGTCAGTTTAATTGGCGTGCTTTCCGGACCTGGAGATTTTAACCCGCTTCCGATTTTGATGAATGGCACGCGGGTGCAAGGAATCTTTGTGGGTTCGCGGTCAATGTTTGCGGATATGAATCGGGCGATTGAACTTCACAAGATTCATCCAGTGGTCAGTGATGTGTTCGCCTTTGACCAGTCACCTGATGCCTTCCAGTTGATGGAACGCGGCGGGCATTTCGGGAAAATTTGTATCACCCTCTAA
- a CDS encoding HAD family phosphatase, which translates to MSENNIEPIAILWDLDGTLIDSATYHFEGWRDMLASQGVTYTYDDFLAHLGIRNDLFLKQYLGPDLPEAELNRLAMVKEEAYRSKVRTNGLDLLPGAEAWLHRVRANGWKQALASSAPRPNIDVAFEVIEPFSLLDAHVSAEEVAHGKPFPDVFLAAAEKLEIPIHRCVVVEDAPLGIEAARRAGMKVIGVLTTHPELDADLVVTTLEDLDDKSFLGLLQEAELSVQTLA; encoded by the coding sequence ATGTCAGAAAATAACATCGAACCAATTGCCATCCTGTGGGATCTGGATGGAACCTTAATTGACTCAGCCACTTATCATTTTGAAGGCTGGCGCGATATGCTGGCAAGTCAGGGCGTAACGTACACCTATGATGATTTCCTGGCTCATCTGGGAATCCGGAACGATCTCTTTTTAAAACAATATTTAGGGCCTGATTTACCTGAAGCTGAGTTGAACCGGCTGGCCATGGTCAAAGAGGAAGCGTACCGTTCGAAAGTCCGCACCAACGGGTTGGACCTGCTTCCGGGCGCCGAAGCCTGGTTGCATCGGGTTCGAGCCAATGGCTGGAAACAGGCGCTGGCCAGTTCAGCTCCGCGCCCAAACATTGATGTGGCTTTTGAAGTGATCGAACCCTTCAGTCTGCTGGATGCGCACGTTTCAGCCGAAGAAGTAGCCCACGGAAAACCGTTTCCAGACGTTTTTCTCGCTGCAGCGGAAAAATTGGAAATCCCAATCCATCGCTGTGTTGTGGTGGAAGATGCCCCGCTCGGAATCGAAGCCGCCCGGCGGGCTGGCATGAAGGTGATTGGCGTGCTGACAACCCACCCGGAACTTGATGCTGATCTGGTAGTCACTACGCTGGAAGACCTCGACGACAAGTCATTCCTGGGTTTGCTCCAGGAAGCTGAACTTTCGGTTCAAACATTGGCTTAA